In Juglans regia cultivar Chandler chromosome 13, Walnut 2.0, whole genome shotgun sequence, the DNA window ACTAATGATGTTACTTTTGAGTATGCTTATATGAGTGAGACGTAAAAATATTACAGGATTAATATTCTTGTACATTGtgtattgcttaaaaaaaaaaaaaattacttgctACAAATACTGCATATTGTTAAACGTATGCTAGGTGTACTATATCAACTTTTACTATTATGAATGAGGGTATATGACTTTACATTATATGTCTTGATGTTTCAAACTTCATCAAATCCCAAGTGAAAAAACCCCAGTGATACAACGGGAAATCACCGTTTGTCCTTTTAGTCTTTAATAACAAAACACCCCATACATCTCAAATCCAAGGCTAGCTCCACGAATTGCCTCCTCGGAACTAATTTTctacaatttgtttttaaataaatctccaacaACCAATACTCCAAACCCAAGAATCAAAGTTGTTGATCTGTCGAATATCTATGTCTACTTGTCGGGCGAAAACTATCGAACATGGTAATTAGTACTGATTATATATAGTGCAGGGAGCtaattaagagagagagagagagagagagagagagagagagctattaAAAAGTGAAGGTTGATGTTGTTCTTATAATAATGAAAGTTCCGGACGAGTGTATATCTGTAAATCATAAGTAAAATCAGATAACGTCTTTTTAGATGCAGATGGTGATCATCACTCCCACGTTGAAGTAGGAGTACTACTGGCCGTATGAAAAACTGCTCCTACGAATATTAATTGTTGCAGCCATGAAGGAATTAAAGAACCCGGCCCACGTATGTTTGGAGGAACGTTAATTAATTGCTTTTTTATTACAGGACTTTCAGTGACTGCAATATTAattctatcattttaatttgttatatctTTCATTAGACATATTAATTGTACGTTTAAGATATGaaccgtgctacagcccccgctctCTCTCCCGCTCTCAGtcccgctcagtgtaaaatatagtgtttttttattttacttttttatacatatatttttttaacactataaaatatttttaaaaaaaataaaaaaattataatattattaaaaaacacttacttaattattaagtaaaaaaatatatatattaaaaaataaaaaaaatatagcgggaccgggagcgggaccgggagtggtgagagtagcattattcttaagatattcattttttttaatctacttTATGATCAAATGCTATTATAGTACCCGGACCGGTAttgggtaaaataaaaaataaaaaaaatactaattgcTTACAAAAGTAGCATGATTGACAGACTTGAATATTACATCATCTTGTCATGCCTTTGTTTTCATGTGGGGTGtgaataaaatcaattttttctttctaaaaaaaatgatactgtTCATAATGAGTGACGTTAGTCTGTggcttaataataataatgactgCCGGTCGTGCGGTCTaacataaatttaattttttatttattattattatttatatatttaaatattttttaaaaataaaaaaatatattaatatattaaaaatcataaatacgTACGTGAGGAATAAACACAGGCatcattctattatatatatatatatatgaaatgatatttataattgtgaatatgTACGTACtgtatagtcattttgaaataaataaataaatataagatttatataaaaaaaattaattttttaataataaattttattaatttttaaaacgatgatatgatatttacgtatttataattatatataaaattactctatatatataatatatatatatttcgtccCACGCATGTGACATATATAATGAGTGACTGACATGTCAACCACATCTTGGCCGACTAAATAAGTCAGGGAAATGCCCGTTTGTTGTCACTTTTCCGTTGGATTTGAAGGTATAAAGTGAACAACTCATTAATATTCAATCaagaataaacatatatataatcaagaAATGGCACAACTAATTAATGGTCATGATTGGCTGTCGAACTGGAGGCGGTTGGAGCacgctcgtttgttttcagagatgagatgagataagttgagattaaagttaaaatgttaaataaaatattattagaatatattttttaatattattgttattttgggatttaaaaaaattgaattatttattttattttgtgtggaaatttaagaaagttgtaatgatgaggtaagatgagatgagataagatgagatgagatatttttggaaaacaaacaaggccttaatagTTAGATGGATTTGAAACgacagttaatatatatatgcaattcaTAAGATATAGGAAGGAGTGCGTGCGTGACCATAATCAACGCGTGTATAATGGAAGTTACGACCATATTTTTAGGAttgaaaaattcattttgatCTCAAATAAGTCATTTGCACTGTAATGACtttttataacaatatatatatatatatatatatataatccaattaTCGGAAGATTGCAAATTTGGCCTtcaaaattaatagaaaaaatcttctttataGCCTACTGTTGGGAGAAGCCCCAGCACACTCAACATgctgggttgaaaaaaaaaaaaaaaatttatgtgaggTGTGTAGAGAGTGCAATGTACAATAGATTGATGAGTAGCATTTCTCAAATTAATATAGCTAAAAaagctagaaaaagaaaatctaggaATGCAAGAAAAAGtcgaaaaaagaagaagctacCAATACTAGAGAATAGTTCCGACGATGAGGGATGAGGATAGGCCAGGTTGCGCCTCCCTCCATCTAAGGTGGCTGTTTTGGCTGTTCAAGCTATGCATGTAGGGATGGGGGATTTGGGACTTTGCATGCATGTCAATTTAGGTCTCATTTGattaataagataagatgagatgagatgatatatgaatgataatgaaataatttaagttaatatattttataaggatttgaaaaataagacaaataaaattgaataaaaatattataaaattaaaatattatttttattttaaaatttgaaaaagttgaattagttttttatattttattttgaaatttaaaaaaattataataattatataatgattatataaaaaaaatgaaaattttaaaattttaaattaaaaagtgtttatgcTTTatgatattaagatgagatgaaatgagataaaatgatttgataaGACTTTGCTATCTAAATCCGGACttagtgttttaatttttttcttttttttaagaaaaaaaaatgaagatcgAATCCAGCTTTCTCTTGGAAAGCTGGGCATGATTGACATCCATGCTCCAGCTTGAGATCAAGAAGGGTGTTGACTGTTCAacgaagggaaaaaaagaaaaagaaaaagaaaaagagtattCATTTTATGGTAGAGGTCAAGATCAGGGTGCCTCTTCTCCTCTAACCAAACGGCTAATTTCCTCTTCCCATTTCCCAATTTTTATTCTGTATAAATAGAGGATTTGatcatgaaatgaaatatgCAAACAAGAGAGAACTTACAATCCAAGCTGTACTTCTGATCATTTAGTCAAACCACTTTAAATCCTAATTATGTGTAATTTCCATTTATCTTACTCTTTTACTGATTCATTCTCTACAATCTCACCAATGTCCATTCTTCaacatgatatttgtttttttgagAGGGGGGGGGGATTTCCAACCCAAGAGTCCATTTTGGACATTGCGTGTTATGCTAATCAGGCcacatgttttttattttttcaacataatatttaagaaaattcataGCATGcatatagatacatatatatatatatatatctatatatcatgAGGTATATTTATCCCATGTCCGATAGAAAGGGAATGTTTCACCTTAGCTAATTATTATCACACACAGACACGTGGACACATACACACTCTCCATCTCTTCTTGCAACCATCAATTTCAACTCCCTTAACTACTCCTTTCTGATATTCACTTCCACTATATGCAATAAAAGCATGGTCTTAAGTTCACATGTCAAACTAACCACAGAAAGAGGATGGTGGGAAACCAAAACAAGTGACTTTTTGCACAGATGGGAATTCAGAATCGATCCACTCAATTTTAGCGGACCACATTAGTAACTGGAATATTATCCCTAGTACATATAATAATGCTCAAAGTCGAGGGACATGGGAACAGTGCAGTATTGGTGGCAGTCTTGCTATTTCGTGTACAAACAATGGGTTAATATGTCTATGGGATCCAAGATTGGAGCCTACATAAACCCCCCCCACCACAAACCAAATTAACATTGGCATTCGCACCAATTCCAAAGAAACCCAGAGACCAAGAGAATCATGACAACCCAACCGCCACGGTTTCTGTTCCTCTCCCTCTGCTTAGCAACATTGCTCTTCGGGCTGCGGCCAATTCCAGCCGTCGGTGATACCGGGCCTGTAACCACAGCCAACGCCACGGATTTCATCCGCAACAGCTGCGGAACAACCTTGTACCCGGACCTGTGCTACACCTCGCTGTCCCGCTACGCCAATGCCATACAGCAAAACCCGGCCCAGCTGGCCAAAGTCGCCATAGGCGTGAGCCTCGCCAAGGCCCGGCGCATTGCCTCCTACGTCTCCAACGTCTCCCGCCATTCCGACTACGGCACCGACCCGCTAACGGTTTCCGTCCTCCATGATTGCTTCACAAACTTCGGCGACGCCGTGGACGAGATGCGCGGCTCGCTGCAGCAGATGCGGCAGCTGGGAGCCGCCGGAGCGGAGTCGTTCAGGTTCCAGATGGGCAACGTGCAGACGTGGATGAGCGCGGCGCTGACGGACGAGGAAACTTGCACGGACGGGTTCGAGGACGTCAAGGATGGTCCGGTGAAGACGGACATGTGTGGTCGGGTGGCGAAGGTGAAGAAGTTCACGAGCAACGCGCTTGCTTTGGTGAACAGTTATGTCTCCAAGGGGATCCCTTGATCATGTATCAGCCATGTAGATAGGATATTAGTGTGAAATTAATCATGTTTTACGTCGTTGGAGTGATCAGCTAGCGAAAGCTATTATCTTGTGCATATTTGGGCATTGATTTTTGATGTGTATTCACCTGGATAAGATTTCTTTTAGATTTCTGGTTCAAATACTTTAAGAGATAGACAAAACCATATATCGTATCTATTTCTACCCgtgatagaaaatattttaataaacaaattataaaaagtgaTTGAAAGAAAGATCAGGAGAAGCATTTGTTTCTATTTCCATTTATATGTCTGTCTTATTACCTCAAAATGGGTGTCCAACGTCTCTAATATATATCTATGATCTCAGCTTTCTCCATCATGTGTACACCATAGATACCAGACTCTACTCTGAATGAAATTTACAAGTGAAAATCTTGTCCTTCATTTGGATATTGTGATCTTCTCATGAATTTACGGCCTGTTCGATCGTTAATGCATTTGTATAAACAACCGTTTTCTGAACAGTCCAATTTTCTATTACTGTACTCCAGTGTCGTCCGTGATGGCATATCATTTGGACTGTGTTTCAAATCTATATTTGTCTTACTCAAGATTTGCATCGTAAAGTGCTAAAGTTTCGAGTCTCCGTCCCGTCTCTGTCTAAATGCTCGTTTGGTGTGAGAGGTTTGTGCCCacttttatagtttatatatatatatatatatatgcattagtGTAAcagtaataattatattctaatgtTCATTGATCAGTGGTTGTTACAGCtacctctctttcttctctataTTTCAAATAACTTGAAACGTATGAAAAACCAGCTATTTAattaatagtgaaataattatgaatattattttttagcagACAACATAAAAATTTAGCATTATGATTGTTAATGATACTCCTAACAAAATCACCTGATTTTAAGGACCATTATCAATCTTGACCAACCACGATTCAGGCCTCATAGTAAGGCGGGGATTGTGTATGATATTTTTCTGATAATTATTGCAGAGATGTTTCCCATTTCCTTCAATTATGATGTCTCCCGGCCCTTTTCATGAATGTGGTTTCATTTCAAAGATAAAGCAGCAAAATTCATAGGAATTCATAGGatatatgtcatgttacgaaccTTGCTTTAGATCTACGACCTTGCTTTAAACAGCAATTCTACTGATGATCTTATgagttattttccttttctcttttacgTCTAATCGAGATAGTTGTGTACCACATTTTGTCGTTTCAATCTGATATAACCAATAAATCGTGATCATCCACTTTTAAACCTAagaattagtttatatatatatacacacacatacacgtACTCTATCTTTCTATACCTGTCAAaatgtagaaagaaaaatattacattttataattaattctattatttttaatgatcacGTTGATTGCATGATATCACACCTTTTGTAGGTGCTTTTTATTCACCACTCAAACACTTTTTCTATGCCATAAACTTGTAGGTAGTACTATTCATCCGGGCCTGATTTTTTCTCGATCCTGACTGAAACCTGAAACAAGATTCCGGTTCTGGGTTCCGACCAAGACCCGGGTTGCAAAACCCAGCAAAGCAAGCTGcataataaaaacacaaaaggtAAGTTTcagatctagagagagagagttagaagTTGAAGATAAGACATCGCTAGAGAGAGAAAGCATGCCTGATATGAGTGAATGTTAGAGTGAAACCTCGCTCTCGCATATGAGGAAGTGTTGCAATTTGCAAAGAAAGACAGTGAGTTGCTAAGCAACAGTTCTATGTCTAAAAAAGCAAACTCGTCCAGAGCCACATCATATGCAGAGCTTTATGCGGGGAACATTTTTGCATGCACcagattttagatttaaaactaataaatatatcaaaatcaaataacaaaaagcATTCAaactaagagaaaaaaaaaaatcgggttCCGGATATTAAACCCGAGTTTCGAATTCATTTTGGTTCTGACCCGAGTCTAACCCGAGCTAACTTGGTCTGGGTTTCAGTCCAAATTTAAAACTGAAGTTCCGGTCAGGATATATCCAGATTCTTGGACTAGaccccggatgaacagtcctaactAGTTGTAGGCAAACTCATGAATTTCACCTCCCAAACTAGGAAGAATCCACCGTAGTTATTGGCATCGATcgcaaataaatttatactaaCCTAATCTTGGCAACGcattattgaattaaattaatttgtggCGCATTATCCCACGCTTTTGCTCTGAGCAAGTGTTGcctatgtttatcatttttcttataataatagtaGGGTGTACATGTGTAATTGGtaaagtattaatattttacgtTCGAGGTCATATACGGGTCAGAAAAGCGCATAAAAAGCATGGTTTCTTGGCACTTTCCTAGGGGTTTGTAGTTGTACTTGGCTTTACTAAATAACATTTGTGTCATTTCCACTTCTAACAACTTGAACGAGATAGCGTTAGTTAGTCACATGTATGGCTATGCTAATAACTCATGTCACCTTTCATCATCTTCCATAACACAATTATATACTCTAAGgacttcataaaatattaatttatttgctcaacacaaatatatatgtttcttcaCAAGGATATCAAATAAATACCTCAACATAACAAACTAAAATCTCCATAAACactcaaaaatatcaatttcacaaaataccctaaagaagagaaaataatagaTCTACTAAAATTGACTCtccaataattatttatacCCTTCGACACTTACTCCTCTATGATCATCAAATCTTGCTAGTACTTCGTATTCTTGATTTCCAGTTGAACTATCAAAAttgtctaaaaaatattgtgaagataaggggtgagttatcaataactcagtaagtagataacatttactagtatgtaaacacgagcatttacagagtcagaatgcagaataaaatatttttaactttagaattataaaaaatattagagtaaaagttaaaaatattcttattccaAAGACATTTGGCATAGCAAAAATGAAACATCACATTAGAACATAATTTCATGTTTCACCCACGTGGTAAGGTTATGCAAATCCTGACGgtcaaccgagcagaaacagaatgtgaaatctttcatttttttgttctcGGATCTCGAAGTGTACACATAGGAAAGActacgcagaaaaccactttgcttccaaagtgagtgtaccagaaacagaaaagttggtaccaaccctaACAGATGCAACTTTTTTACACCTGTGATAAGGTCAGAACATTATAGAAACATAATttcatgccagaggttttcagatatcacatcatatcatattagagtacaAAACATATTCAAAACACAACAGAATTAGATCattgtcatataattatgctcacattttcatatttgctctttttgcaCAATTCAAAaaaggaataccaaaaatagctcatgtctacaccagtcatgatagaaaatattcaCTTCTGAAACGAAATTTTGTGTGAATGTAGATAAAATAACCAagattgttttcaatttttcttttcataacaaaataggcacatttttcataaaatcaacattGGTCTAgtctttttatgtaaattttagcaTAAGGATCTCGCTTACCTCTACCTTTTaacttctttgaatttttatcaCAACTGTGCGAAATgaatatcaatcgtcacctataaaatagacaCGTAACTTATTTAAATCCTTAATTAAACAcacattttgatatttaagcccGAAATAATAAAACGACcaaattttcctaaaatatctaaaattctcgtaactctaaaataccatcacttctcAATTTCAtcgatatccacttaatttctTCGACTAATACATTAACTCTAATTTATTTCtgtaaaataaagtttctaGACAAACATGAAGTAAAATAAGTCCAACTTAAACATAGTCTTAGAAATAACTAATTTAAGTGTAGCACCCTCGACCCTGACGTGTGATCTAGTAGGATTTATGACACCAAGGTGCTGGCCAATCGGTTCACACACCCCCAACGCAGTGTGCAAGTGTGTGCGCACATGCAATATGTGTACAATTATGAACGCTACGAAAAATAGTAAGGCAGTCCAAAATCTAAATACcagataatttaaatacaacCCATAAGGAAGTCCTCCATAAGGTTATTACATTCATCCagctgaataaaataaaataagagaccAATCAACTATGACGGGGATAAACCCCAGGTTATCACTCCTCAAGTGGGGTCGGTCCTCCATGCTCATATCCTTCCTCTACAACAAAGTTTACGGTTTCATGAAATGGAACTGTAGGTGggaacaccacaatgagatttcacaatctcagcaagtaaatcCACTTATTAACCACCAAGAAATACAAACAATGGAAACAAACAACTACACGCACACGACAAGATAAAAAGATATTCcaaaatttacttttactttCCCTTTACTAGAAGAACTTACAGATAACCCATGCACACCAAAATTGTATTTTATACACAGAAAAGATTCATTTTGTTATGGTATGCACCATCGTCTCCCCTAG includes these proteins:
- the LOC109003963 gene encoding 21 kDa protein-like, with translation MTTQPPRFLFLSLCLATLLFGLRPIPAVGDTGPVTTANATDFIRNSCGTTLYPDLCYTSLSRYANAIQQNPAQLAKVAIGVSLAKARRIASYVSNVSRHSDYGTDPLTVSVLHDCFTNFGDAVDEMRGSLQQMRQLGAAGAESFRFQMGNVQTWMSAALTDEETCTDGFEDVKDGPVKTDMCGRVAKVKKFTSNALALVNSYVSKGIP